In Silene latifolia isolate original U9 population chromosome X, ASM4854445v1, whole genome shotgun sequence, the following proteins share a genomic window:
- the LOC141620503 gene encoding uncharacterized protein LOC141620503: MFILPNGVIARIKAICKNFFWDGGVDFHMSPLVSWDKVCRPKIEGGLGLKNDIIWNKAAVGKLVWWIALKSDHLWVRWVNHTYIKGRAWQDYSATASSSWYWRKIWQMKILLNDPYEQQVRTSQKGKEYSISKGYDFFRNKGDKVNWSGLVWNKWTIPKHGFLTWLQHHNSLNTNKKLHRLGVSDEVTCHICGSCVENNDHLFYKCIYSQKVLKQVSKWIHIELPIQDIMNWRLKQKGSKLKKGITNAVLNACSYHIWRQRNQSRIELTLTKPDKVAREIVKEMKGRIRYIISSSLDDGDEVQVLFGLAFTRVLGLDGFRWPVFMLVWFDVGLITSSRDGLNLVNYEFLACHATKKKSKKKSVLIVSQIHR, encoded by the exons ATGTTCATTCTACCTAATGGGGTGATTGCAAGAATTAAAGCTATTTGCAAGAATTTCTTTTGGGATGGAGGGGTGGATTTTCACATGTCCCCCTTAGTCTCTTGGGACAAAGTTTGTAGACCTAAAATTGAAGGTGGACTGGGCCTCAAAAATGATATAATCTGGAACAAAGCTGCTGTAGGTAAACTTGTGTGGTGGATAGCTTTAAAGTCTGACCACCTCTGGGTCAGATGGGTTAACCACACATACATCAAGGGAAGGGCCTGGCAAGATTACTCTGCTACTGCTAGTTCTAGTTGGTATTGGAGGAAAATTTGGCAAATGAAAATTCTCCTGAATGATCCCTATGAACAGCAAGTCAGGACCAGTCAGAAAGGAAAAGAGTATTCCATATCAAAAGGATATGATTTTTTTAGAAATAAAGGAGATAAGGTGAACTGGTCTGGTCTGGTTTGGAACAAGTGGACAATCCCGAAACATGGATTCCTAACTTGGCTACAACATCACAACAGCCTGAATACGAACAAAAAATTGCATAGACTAGGGGTTAGTGATGAGGTTACCTGCCATATCTGTGGGAGTTGTGTTGAGAACAATGACCATTTATTCTACAAATGCATCTATAGTCAGAAGGTCCTAAAACAGGTAAGCAAATGGATCCATATTGAGCTACCTATCCAAGACATCATGAATTGGAGATTGAAACAGAAAGGGAGTAAATTGAAGAAAGGGATTACCAATGCCGTCTTGAATGCGTGCTCATACCACATATGGAGACAAAGAAATCAGAGCAGGATTGAATTGACGCTAACTAAACCTGACAAAGTGGCTCGCGAAATCGTGAAGGAAATGAAAGGCCGCATCAGATATATCATCAGCTCCTCTCTGGATGACGGAGATGAG GTGCAAGTTCTCTTTGGGCTTGCATTTACCAGAGTACTTGGTTTAGATGGGTTTCGATGGCCCGTCTTTATGTTAGTCTGGTTTG ATGTAGGACTTATAACATCATCCAGGGATGGTCTTAATCTAGTCAACTACGAGTTTTTGGCTTGTCATGCGACTAAGAAAAAGTCAAAGAAGAAGAGTGTCCTTATAGTTAGTCAGATACATAGGTAA